The Eriocheir sinensis breed Jianghai 21 chromosome 29, ASM2467909v1, whole genome shotgun sequence genomic interval catatgtcGCCAGATTTACCTTTACTTAAGCCTTAAGGAAATAttgaatagattaaaaaaaaaaagaagaaaaaaaatgcatcaaAGAAAAGCAGACATTAGTTGTTGTGGTCTATACACACCCAGAGAAAACTGACTTGGTGAGCAATGTCAAGCTTTTTCCTCATCCATGAATTTTATTCCATACCAAAGATGGGTTCTCCCACACACTTGGCATTCatggtttctttcaccagtgtatGCAACACTGTCTAGTGAACTTGCTCCATCTCAAATCTTCTCAattaaactttccctttcctttatggaTGAAGATGCCAGCAGCagggtggtgatgtggtggtggttgttctgATCACTCCTAACCCTCACAGCAGTGGCCACTCAGGCTGCTGcccagccctgcagcctccactgcaacagaaATCAGCAAGAACATAGTGAGCACCCACCTCACTCTCACTGCTGTACCACTACCAGTGATGGCTGTCAGGACAAAGATCACTGCATAAGAACATCCTTCACAATAACTACCAAAGACAGCTGAAAATTCCAAAAATGTAACAAAGTATATCAGTTTCTAAATTTTCAAAAACAAAATTATGATACCTACATTCAGGACCCCTTATCTAACCAAACTATGCCTAACCACTTCCTAATGGGGTGGCCTGACCCTGACCCCCTTCACCACCCACCCATTCCTGCAcaaaatggtcataatgaaataTGAATAGTATGCCAAGAcataccagaaaaaaaagagttaagctCTGGGTTGAAGTGGGTGTAGAACTAGAGAAACACCCCTTGACCCTAATGCATAGTACACTTACTTCTATTGTTGAAAagttcctttcttcatttcacgTTCTGGTGCCATGACAGCTCTTGGTCTGAATTTGGGTTATGAACTCAAATCTTCTTCATCTGCATCTACAGTTGGGTAACTTTATATTCTTGGTCATGTTCCAGATGTTTTTTATTAAACCATATTACCTCCTCATATTTTTAgggttattttttttaccctgcATCTGCAACACCATCATAATCACAagtcacaaaataaataaataataataaagggattTAATAAAACTATACATTTTTTCATGGGTTTTCCAagttttttattgaaaaaatttaAATTGGGCAAATGCatacttaaccctttccttgcgcgtggTGCGGACACGATtgtcccctcaggcgcagtcgggaagcccaatggggggtctcttttaactcctgtatctcaaaaactattcatcacagataaaaaccaaaaacaccattggaaagaggaggtccagatctataggaatcgtttatgtatgcctctcttgtgaacgtacatgcacgtccagggagtgttgaatgttaacagttacgtcggtgcgtgcaggatgatcagccatattgagagaaATGCGGAcatctccttcagattctggcaagggagtattggcaactgcaatatttacaactatttggtcaaagactcagtcaggtgataggtgaagctatgcaaaaatgccgctatattgccgtgctgggctgatataattttccaccaaatttagtgaaaaacccactcaattggcaatcctgtgttgtgagaattagtgttggaacactttcatacgtgggagatttaagtgcgggtggagctcgcagcgagcgtttagcaccaccagcaaacacGCCTAACGCTCGTTACGAGTGTTGaccaatgaaagggttaatggggtctttcaccagtgtgtgtaagggtgtgtttgttgaggtcaaTCTTGGTAATGAACTTTTTACCACACtcctggcattcatgaggtcttccacCAGTGTgcgtaagggtgtgtctgttgaggtgactcttcaaAGTGAATCGTGTACCACAAATATCACATTCATGattcctttcaccagtgtgtgaaaggatgtgtctgttgagaTTATTCTTCCGAGAGaatcgtttcccacaaatttcacattcataatttttttcaccagtgtgtaaaaaggtgtgtttgttgaggtcaaTCTTGTTACTGAATTTTTTGCCACACTCtgggcattcatgaggtctttcatcaGAGTGCGTAAGGATGTGTCTCTTGAGGTGACTATTCAAAGTGAACCGTGTaccacaaatttcacattcataATTTTTCTCACCAGAGTGTGTAAGGCTATGTTTGTCTAGGTTACTCTTGCAACTAAAATATTTGCCACACTCAAGGCATTCATGTGGTCTTTCACCAGTATgcgtaagggtgtgtctgttgaggtcacTCTTCTTAGTGAAccctttgccacactcttggcattcatgaggtctttcaccagtgtgtgtacgggtgtgtttgttgaggtcactCTTTTTACTGAATTTTTTGCCACACTCGtgacattcatgaggtctttcaccagtgtgtataaagatgtgtgtgttgaggtcactTTTctgactgaactttttgccacactcaggGCACCCATGAGGTCTttccccagtgtgtgtaagggtgtgtttgtcTAGATTACTTTTGCAACTGAAATATTTGCCACACTCAAGGCATTCATAAGGTTTTTCATCAGAGTGTGTAAGGGTGTGcctgttgagggtactcttctgagTGAATCGTTTCCCACATATGTCACATGCATGATTTTTTTCTCCagagtgtgtaagggtgtgtatgtTGAGGTGGCTTTTGTTAataaactttttgccacactcatggcattcatgaggtctttcaccagagTGTATAAGGatgtgtttgttgaggtcactCTTCTTACTGAAACCTTTGCCACAATctcggcattcatgaggtcttgcACCGGAGTATGTGGGTATATTTGATGAGGTGACTGTTCCCAGGGAGTCTGTTTCCACACTTTTGATTCCAATGATTTCCTTTACTACTGTGTCCAAGGCTATGTCCAAAACTGTAGATAGGGGGAGTTTGGCCATGGGCTCCCCAGACTCCATTTTGCATTTATGTTGCTCTGGCTCACTGCGTACCAAGCGTTTCAACCTGAATACAGTTCAAAACCAAGAGATAAAAATGTTGATGTTTGAAAATCCAATAGATTATGTTGGGTAGATGCATGCATGACATATATGCAAGATGGCAAGTAGCCTAACTCACCCTAAGTATCAACAGCTCTGGCTATGCCCAGTGAACTTGCTCTCAATATCAAATTTTCTCACACATAAACTCACCCTTTTCTTTATAGCTGGAGGTGTCAGCAGCAAGGTGTCAGTGGTTCTGGTGATCACCCCTGACTCTCACAGCAGTGGAAGTTTGGTCCTGTGGATCCCAACCACTCAGGGTGTTGCCCAGCCCTGCAACTTCACTGCAACGAATCAGTGACAGCAAGGATGTAGTGGGCGCTGAGCACAGTACCCAACTCAGATCTTCATTGCTGTACCAGTACCAGTAGTGGCTGGCAAGACAAAGATCACAACCTCATAGAAACATGCTCAAAATAAATACCAAAAGCAGCTGCAAATTCTAAAAATGTAACAAAGTATATCATAATATTGTGAAAACTGTATAAAAGAAGTTGAGGCAAGATAGACCCAGAGTAATGAATTACTTGCAACCACATATTGGTGAGCTGAGAAGCACCCTGTCAGAACCTACAGGAAAAGGGAAACTGAAAATGTAGACAGAACTGCACTGGAGAACAGACAGCATAAAAATCAGAACTGCACTGGAGAACACACAGCATAAAAATAGGCAACAAGAGAAGAACATGATAGAAAAGTGTGTGAAGCATTGTCACATCAGGAGAATGAACAAGTTACATGTATAGAAATTCACAGCTAAATTAAAagcgaaacaaaataaaaatatcattataaaaatagtaacctatcactactaaaaatacttaaaaatagTAACCTATTGCCACTAATATaataggtaactctcgatttaagCGAGTTtaatttacgcattttttaaaagtaacgcggggtccaaaatccaaataaatgtttaatttacacattttttccacttatacgcgatattttatggagtggccaccagatgtctcacgcaactggactcacacggcgctgcggccacacagctgagctcagttcttctcatgcgccacttgaacaacaatacaatacccacgctgccacgctactcaacaataggggtgtgCAGGtgccggtaccagtaccggtactaatggtaccagctaaatggtacagtaccggtaccagactgctcggtactggttccaatactagccagtcgctcatggtgtccctcatttcttcctcacacaagtgaggctgagactgagtgcctgagtggatatctcagtgatatggatacactctctctctactgaatgaggtgaatatttatttttcgatagaaacctacctcttgtttgatttacattgttttcgatttacgtgacctcttcaaggacacaatactcacgtaaatcgagagttacctgtaatctATCTCTGTTAAAATGTTAACCTATCGCTGCTAAAATAATCTGCAAAAACAGTAACCTATCTTTGCTTAAAAAGTAACCTAACACCACTAAAATAGTAACCTATTGCTTCTGAAATAGTAACCTATTACTGATAAAATAGTAACATATCACTCTTAAAATACCGTAGTATGTGACCTATTGCCACTAAAACAGTAACTTATCACCACTAAAATAATAACCTATAGCCACTAAAACGGTAACTTATCACCACTGAAGGAGTAACCTATCGCCACtgaaatagtaacctatcaccacTCATATAGCAACCTATCACCACTGGAATAGCAACCTATCGCTGTGAAATTCATAACCTGTTGCTGCTAAATGGTGGACGTATGGCTAACGCACTGCCACTCCCAGTTTGATTGCTTTAACTGCGCCGCACCAGGTTAATATCTAAAATTATCTGTCTCACTGGCGAAGGAAACTGTTATTTCTGATAAGTTTTGATGGGTTTATAATTTATCAAAATCTCTTTCCTGTAGAAATCAGTAGTTTCCAGAattttcccccctcaccccctccacaaaAAATGCAAATTAATAACGCACATCAAaactcaataaaaatttaaaattcTTCCTCATTACATgcagaaatgagggaaaataaacaCTAGGCTCAGAAGACCATGAGAAAGGCAGACTCTGCTGCCACTGCAGGAAAAACTAACAGTTTCAATCAGGAACAGTTACTTTTACAAGTTGGGTAAATCTTGAGGGTGGAAAGTGCTGTATGAAGACTGCATAAACATGCCAAGAGTAATGGAGTTCAGGAGAGAAGAACCTCTAGATCCCTAGACTGGAAATCATCTTTATATATAAGAAACCTCACTGGTGCCAAGCCACCTCTTTTCTGAAAGTGCTGAACCTCATCAcacaggatggaggaaagaaggactgGGGGAGATATGACTGAGGTCTTTAAAATACTCAAAGGGTTTGACAGGGTAGGGGGGAACAGAGACGTCCTCAAACTTGCTCCTTGACATACACACCTACAGACCAGTTACCACACACTGAAGCTGCTGAAACCTAGGCACTGTACCCATGAGAAATATTTTTCTCCCAAATTAAGAGTTGTGAACTCATGAAACAAACTGCCGGAAAGGGTCATCAAGTGACAGTGTTGACTTATCTCAAAATAACTATGACTGGCATGATGACAACCTTAAGAGAAGAAACACCCCCTTATGAGACCTAGCTCCCTCGCCTCTTAAGTAATCACTGGTAAGTAATACACCTCCTGAGCCTCTCCTACAGTTCCTCATACCTGTAGCCCCTTCACCTAGCCCTCTCCTGCTTGAATTCCTGCACacacttaacccccccccccccccggtagGCTGGCACCTGAAAACTCACTTATAATGGAGAGAAGTTCCTTTGTTGTTGCTGAAGGGCTGTGACGGTCTAATAGAGCCTACTCggcctggttgttgttgttgttgttgtttagggccgcggcgatctagtcgctcacatgagcgagggcttcacaggcgcgtcagctgccccgtcttcctaaggaaggcgcaggtgaggcggatgacagcttcctgtcgtgatgggtggacgcctgccgccgccagcagcgtgggtaGGTCAAAGGTGGCCACGTCGAGGGCACGGAgttggtgtcggagcagcactcgctgggagtggtggcgtggactgtgcagcaggaggtgctcaatggtgtcctcgacggtcctgcaccaggggcagtgagggttggggacgaggcgcaggcggtggTGAACGCAgaggcgtgtgtggcccaggAGGAGGCGTGTCAAggccacgtctaggacgcggGACGTTTTCCTCATCCACGGCTGCggggaggagttggtgcggtactgGCCCATGGAGGTGATGCGGAGGGTGTCATGGAGTGTGTCGTCCCATTTAGAGCGGCATGTGCGGGAGACAAGGCGTTTGGCCGTGGAGAGTGGCAGGGGGAGCGGTGTGATGTTTACGTCCGCAAGGGCCATCTTGGCGGCGGCGTCTGCTATTACATCGCCTGAGTGTGAGGGCGCCCACtgccaaggcaagtatagagaggtagcgtcactctcatagaacgtgaagaaccaaattttgaaatgagcttttttattaggacctctcggatgttttttatgttataaactactacaataaaataaaataagatgtggatttttcGTTATATACCttatgaagcaattgtcggtgaataaaaaatataaatagaaatgttcacggcatctcatcctggacgatgattggctggcgtctcgataagctccgccccttcctcgagcctaattaagccccgccccatcctcgtcgtctgcccaaaccgacgacttcacacacctcactctcaccctgtttcctgaccccaacattcatttttacgaaaaactgagaccaccatcatcttcctgagaacaTTCTGCATCACacgagcataaaattgtaaccataatgtaaaattacacatacgaaaatcagagttaagtgaagtagggaatacatattttcttgcacttatttcccttcaactccttagtactcagctagTTTTCGacgcatcacttttttaagcacaGATCCCAAATCtacatgcttttctgcttctgatgataTGTGGTGCGTCCCGAGGTAAAATTacgcatagggtcaaaatcgcctctgaACATAAGCCGAGCCGTGACAGTGTTCATGCgcatcggcatttgtttactcaagtcagactcgccgctcacgttGTATGTATACCTTGATTAGGCTACCTGAGATTACAAAAGAAAGGCACAAGAATGGAATAGGTTATCTAATTATAATTTTCTACTCAAGGAGCCTGGAATCCAGCTACACCACTCAAAAGGTCTGGATTCGGACCACCATTCAGAAGCCCTGCTATAGAGCAATCATTTGCATTCTTTTAGAGGTGCTCTTTATCTAGCCCAATTTTCTAGCCTTTTATGCAATGTTTCGCAGCAAAAGTTTTTAGATCTTACCGATGAAGTGTTATGTTATCATCCCTGCTTGTGGGTGTAGCCATAGGCGGAGCAAGCCGGCATGGAGACAATTAAAATGCTGAGGTGTGTGAGTGGCGCGCGTCCAGTTGGCTGAGCAATGTTTTGGGTCAACTTGAGGGGCGGCGCGGAGGCGGGTGGGGGGGCAGAGCCAGCAGCTATAATATAGGCTCAGCTTCACTACTGTGACGTTATGCCCCTCCTTGTAGTTATTCTTTCTCCAAGGATGGTTTGTTTAGGGCTTGGGGTAAAACTCCAGTCGTTCACCAACTTCACTAATAtggacgattttttttcttctggtaaGTTTCCATGTGTTTTGAATTAATCTGCTAGCCTACTGGCGCAAATTACTCATTTCTTGACCCCTCCCTCTGAAATAGTGATTTATGAGAGTAAAGGAAACATGCTAATAAAAAAAACGCATGAAAACTCATCAGACACACAGTTTCGTCATAACATAATCACGAATGGAAAATCACTGTTAGCAGGGGAACGGGTAACGAGTGCTTGGCGGCTTAATTGTCAAGTCGTGAGCAAGCATTGCTATCCACGACGCGCCATCACTGTTATAATACTTACTTTTAATGCGATGTTATTACGGATCACAGAAAAGTGGTAAGTAAGCATAGCAGAGTTTAAAATATTCGCATCATTGGAGTGATCTCTAACGAAATGATAGGCTACCAAGTTACCCCCTTCCATAAAAACGTAGAGGGATCTTAAAAGAATCTTAGTTGGGTAATGTAAAAGTCAAACTGAGATGCAGCAACACAAATTTGAAAACCCGTTTaaaactttttatttttaacttggcatctttccattatttttgagAAGCTGGGACGTGCTTATAATGCTAAAACTTACCTTTAATGGTCATTTGAGCTAAAAATGTAGTCAAGGCCGTGCCAGTAGTCCATTTGCTGCAGCGTTCTCAGGTGTCACGCGTTCAAGGTCAGAAGAAGAAAGGGCATAGTCTAAGGGCTGCACAACCCACATTTTATTACTGTTGTTTATTAAAACTTATCCATATTGGTCATATAGAAAACAAAGTAATCACAATGTATTAGGGAAATGTAGAGAAGTCTTGACTTGAGCACGGCTGACAAACACactatgtggtggtggtggtgggggtgaggggtgttGGAAACGTTCaaatcaccagcatcaccaccaccaccaccgcggtaCACaacgagtggtggtggtggtgctgttgctgTGGTGTGTACAAACAAACCTCTCTTGGCCAACGTGACGGAACCACAAAACTCAGTGTCAATTCTGATTAAAAACACATGTCTCTGCTGTGATATAGCGTGTTGGCTGCAGCGCGGCACGGCTCCAAAACTAACCTGGCCACAACGTTTGCCCTGAGGACTGAACGCTGTGGTGTGGGCGCCAAGCTGCAGCCAGTAAGTCACCCCAGACGTGCGCAAAACACAAGTACACTCGAAGACAAGGGATGACGTCTTTTCCTTATCCATTGTTTCTTCATTCCGCGagcacacacctgcacacaccatCTCGAGCCAGAAAGGATAAGATAtagtttcctcttttccctcgtccCTGAGTGTACATGGGCGCGTTGCGTGTCAAGGGTCGGGACgttcacaaaaaaatatatatatggtcgGACAGACTTGAGGACACGGGGAGCCTCTGgcaggacaggaagagaagaacacaAAGAACTCACGGTGGGCGACGAGGACAcatgctgccgccgccgccaacgCCGCCCAGCACCCGCCCAAGGCCCGCCCAACAAAGAGAGTTCAAGGGCACGGtaccttttttctccccttgatATGAAACTCTAAATGGAGGATGTAGAGCGGCGCCCCTGAGTTCTCTTCGAGAGGTGAAGAAGCCTTGGACAGCTGTTAATTTTGTGTGTGACGGTGTGTTTACAGGACAAGAAAACTAACTTTATAATTCTTGTGCGATGCCTAACTTCAAAGTGCATTCGTTGTATAATTTTCTTAAAAAACATAAAACCCCCATATTATTAGATATAGCTTTAAATCCCATTCTTTGAAGTGTTTTATTGTATTGGATTACACGCTTTGGGCCTACTGTAATaaatatttgtataattatatatttttttacaattagATTATTTTTGTAACCTAAACAACATAAAAACATATGTTTTTACATACCACCATCGTAGCGATGTGGAGCAAGTCCCTGCTGAACCTACTATACGTAGCTAGTCCCAGTGAGTCTGTCAAAAACAGTGCACATGTGATACCATGAAGGGGGCAACTGCGTCACGGATTTTTCTGTAATCATCAGTCAATTTTAACGCAATCTATACGTAGTTTTGCATTATTTTTCCCCTACGAGGAAAAATGCCAAGAGAACGTTTTGTGCTATAGTTTAAAGGAATGGTGTGTCAGGACACGCCAAGGCAGCCGTTGCTCTATGATGAATTTTTGTTTAACAGAGTCACTGAGACGAGGTATAATGGATGATTTGGGCGCCGGGACACTGCTGATGGTGGCTGCACACTCCAGGTGAGGGAAGGGCCAGCCTGCCACTCGGCAAATACGCGCTACCCTAACCTAACACGCCTTCACTACGACACTACCAAAGTCTAAGCACATGAAGTCTGCTAAGTCTCGCCAAAATCTCGTTCGTGTCACGAATGACGTTGCGCTGC includes:
- the LOC127005190 gene encoding zinc finger protein OZF-like, with protein sequence MESGEPMAKLPLSTVLDIALDTVVKEIIGIKSVETDSLGTVTSSNIPTYSGARPHECRDCGKGFSKKSDLNKHILIHSGERPHECHECGKKFINKSHLNIHTLTHSGEKNHACDICGKRFTQKSTLNRHTLTHSDEKPYECLECGKYFSCKSNLDKHTLTHTGERPHGCPECGKKFSQKSDLNTHIFIHTGERPHECHECGKKFSKKSDLNKHTRTHTGERPHECQECGKGFTKKSDLNRHTLTHTGERPHECLECGKYFSCKSNLDKHSLTHSGEKNYECEICGTRFTLNSHLKRHILTHSDERPHECPECGKKFSNKIDLNKHTFLHTGEKNYECEICGKRFSRKNNLNRHILSHTGERNHECDICGTRFTLKSHLNRHTLTHTGGRPHECQECGKKFITKIDLNKHTLTHTGERPH